The following proteins come from a genomic window of Winogradskyella sp. PC-19:
- a CDS encoding DUF1501 domain-containing protein encodes MERRDFLKNSALASSLFFVPNFVRAFEDFDAKSIGYKRLVIIQLSGGNDGLNTIIPYTNDLYYKARPRLAMKENIIKITDDLGLHPSLKPLQSLYDSGELSVINNVGYPNPVRSHFRSMDIWQSGSSSDEYLQSGWIGRFLDKHGKQPYNAIELDETLSLALKGEHFSGIATNDYQTLYKTARDPYFQKVLNHYNDQHLSEHNLGYLYKNMIDAKSSAKYIYEKTQVKLSQEDYPQNALAKQLKNTAQFINSGLETKVFYNALDGFDTHANQQNQQKRLLSIYSESLSAFIKDLKRNGTFEDTLILTFSEFGRRVKQNAANGTDHGSANNVFVVGKNLKTAGIYNNLSSLSDLDDNGDLKFTIDFRQVYATIIENWLGTTTDGIISMPQEKLNFI; translated from the coding sequence ATGGAAAGAAGAGATTTTTTAAAGAATTCGGCATTGGCAAGTAGCTTATTTTTTGTTCCAAATTTTGTGAGAGCATTTGAAGATTTTGACGCTAAATCAATTGGCTATAAACGCTTGGTGATTATTCAATTATCAGGAGGAAATGATGGACTGAATACGATTATTCCTTACACTAATGATCTGTATTATAAGGCCAGGCCGCGATTAGCAATGAAGGAAAATATTATTAAAATTACTGATGATTTAGGTCTTCATCCAAGTCTAAAACCTTTACAAAGTCTTTATGATAGTGGAGAATTATCTGTTATAAATAATGTAGGATATCCAAACCCTGTTCGTTCTCACTTTAGGTCGATGGATATTTGGCAATCTGGCAGTTCTAGTGACGAATATTTACAAAGCGGTTGGATTGGACGTTTTTTAGATAAGCACGGAAAACAACCTTACAATGCTATCGAGCTTGATGAAACATTAAGTTTGGCACTTAAAGGCGAACACTTTAGCGGTATAGCTACAAATGATTATCAAACCTTATATAAAACAGCACGTGACCCATATTTTCAAAAGGTCTTAAATCATTATAATGACCAGCATTTATCAGAGCATAACTTAGGATATCTTTATAAAAATATGATAGATGCTAAGTCGTCTGCTAAATATATTTACGAAAAAACCCAAGTAAAATTATCACAAGAAGATTACCCGCAAAATGCCTTAGCAAAGCAGTTAAAAAATACGGCACAGTTTATCAATTCTGGTTTAGAAACTAAAGTTTTTTATAATGCTTTAGATGGTTTTGATACACACGCCAATCAGCAAAATCAACAAAAAAGATTATTGTCAATCTATTCAGAATCTTTATCAGCTTTTATAAAAGATTTAAAACGAAACGGAACTTTTGAAGACACGTTAATTCTGACTTTTTCTGAATTTGGAAGACGTGTAAAACAGAATGCTGCTAATGGCACTGATCATGGTTCAGCAAACAATGTATTTGTCGTTGGTAAGAATTTAAAAACTGCTGGGATTTATAATAACCTATCATCGCTATCTGATTTAGATGATAACGGCGATTTAAAATTTACAATAGATTTTAGACAAGTTTACGCTACTATTATTGAAAATTGGTTAGGGACAACTACTGATGGGATTATTAGTATGCCTCAAGAAAAACTGAATTTTATTTAA
- a CDS encoding aldehyde dehydrogenase family protein, whose protein sequence is MGTVATDFGIKEALEQLGVKAVNEGTSTGSDNFSNGDIIESYSPVDGQLIGKVKTTTRADYDKVMDAATKAFLSWRDVPAPVRGEVVRQFGNKLRDLKEPLGKLVSYEMGKSLQEGYGEVQEMIDICDFAVGLSRQLNGQTIPSERPGHVMREQWHPIGVVGIISAFNFPVAVWAWNTALAWICGDVCVWKGSEKAPLCSIACQNIIAEVLKENNYPEGISCIVNGDYKVGEYMTTDTRIPLVSATGSTRMGRVVGATVAERFGKSLLELGGNNAIIITPSADLKVVVPGAVFGAVGTCGQRCTSTRRLIIHESVYDKVRDAIVGAYGQLTIGNPLDETNHIGPLIDKDAVNTYLSAIEKAKAEGGNVLVEGGVLEGEGYESGCYVKPAIIEAENHFEIVQHETFAPILYLMKYSGEVENAIAKQNGVAQGLSSAIMTNEMKEAEKFLSYAGSDCGIANVNIGTSGAEIGGAFGGEKETGGGRESGSDAWKVYMRRQTNTVNYSDELPLAQGIKFDL, encoded by the coding sequence ATGGGAACAGTAGCTACTGATTTCGGAATAAAGGAAGCGCTTGAGCAATTGGGTGTAAAAGCTGTAAATGAAGGAACGTCTACAGGTTCTGATAATTTCTCTAATGGAGATATAATTGAATCATATTCGCCAGTAGATGGTCAACTTATTGGAAAAGTAAAAACAACGACAAGAGCAGATTACGACAAAGTAATGGACGCTGCTACCAAAGCATTTTTATCATGGAGAGATGTACCTGCACCAGTTCGTGGAGAAGTGGTACGTCAGTTTGGTAATAAACTAAGAGATTTAAAAGAGCCATTAGGAAAACTAGTGTCTTATGAAATGGGAAAATCTCTGCAAGAAGGTTATGGTGAGGTTCAAGAAATGATTGATATCTGCGATTTTGCTGTTGGTTTATCACGTCAGTTGAATGGGCAGACTATTCCGTCTGAAAGACCAGGACACGTTATGAGAGAGCAATGGCATCCAATTGGTGTTGTTGGTATTATCTCAGCGTTTAACTTTCCTGTAGCCGTTTGGGCTTGGAACACTGCTTTAGCTTGGATTTGTGGTGATGTTTGTGTTTGGAAAGGTTCTGAAAAAGCACCTTTATGTTCAATAGCTTGTCAAAATATTATTGCTGAAGTTTTAAAAGAAAACAACTATCCAGAAGGTATTTCTTGTATCGTTAATGGCGATTATAAAGTTGGAGAATATATGACGACAGACACTAGGATACCTTTAGTATCTGCAACAGGTTCTACCAGAATGGGACGTGTTGTTGGTGCAACAGTAGCAGAGCGTTTTGGTAAATCTCTTTTAGAATTAGGCGGTAATAATGCTATTATCATTACACCATCTGCTGATTTAAAAGTGGTTGTTCCGGGAGCTGTATTTGGTGCTGTCGGTACTTGTGGTCAACGTTGTACGTCAACACGTCGTTTAATTATCCACGAATCGGTTTATGATAAAGTACGCGATGCTATTGTTGGTGCATACGGACAATTAACAATTGGTAATCCTTTAGATGAAACCAATCACATCGGTCCATTGATAGATAAAGATGCTGTAAATACCTATTTGTCAGCTATTGAAAAAGCAAAAGCCGAAGGAGGAAACGTTTTAGTTGAAGGTGGTGTTTTAGAAGGCGAAGGTTATGAATCTGGATGCTATGTTAAACCAGCAATCATAGAAGCAGAAAATCATTTTGAAATTGTACAACACGAAACATTCGCTCCAATCCTATATTTAATGAAATATTCTGGAGAGGTAGAAAATGCTATTGCAAAACAAAACGGTGTAGCACAAGGATTATCTTCGGCTATAATGACTAACGAAATGAAAGAAGCCGAAAAATTCTTATCATACGCAGGTTCTGATTGTGGAATTGCAAATGTAAACATAGGTACATCTGGTGCCGAAATCGGTGGTGCCTTCGGTGGTGAAAAAGAAACAGGTGGTGGACGTGAGTCTGGTTCTGATGCTTGGAAAGTTTATATGCGACGACAAACAAATACTGTAAATTATTCTGACGAATTGCCATTGGCGCAAGGGATTAAGTTTGATTTGTAG
- a CDS encoding DUF1800 family protein, whose protein sequence is MKQEHIKHLYWRAGFGVKPIDLVEKSNISRREVIDGLFRASQEWEPLKIDLTEFENIDFKTLKRNPKLAKEIRQKSRKRILDLNIAWIDKLVLSENVLRERMTLFWANHFVCGDKNVVHIQQYNNTLRLHALGDFRTFVKAISKEVAMIKYLNLRQNKKAEPNENFARELMELFTLGRGNYTEKDIKESARAFTGYSQNFKGEYIFRKFLHDYGQKVFLGKTGNFNGDDIIDIILEQRQCAKFICNKVYSYFVNETTNEFHVESMTDVFYKDYNIEKLMRFVFTQDWFYDAKNMGSKIKSPIDFLVGLSKTVPVKYNNRKALIKLQKLLGQTLFDPPNVAGWKGHKTWIDANTIMVRLKLASILLNGGMIALDDEKDQMRRQFFEKNKRKLPIKTTPDWYTFLSEYKTIPSEDLSSVLLSGIINKGTQSHIESMNKSSKQKFCIQLMSLPEYQMY, encoded by the coding sequence ATGAAGCAGGAACATATAAAGCATTTGTATTGGCGAGCTGGTTTTGGAGTTAAGCCAATAGATTTAGTAGAGAAATCTAATATTTCTAGACGTGAAGTTATAGATGGTTTATTTCGGGCAAGTCAAGAATGGGAGCCTTTAAAAATTGATTTAACGGAATTTGAAAATATAGATTTCAAGACTCTAAAACGTAACCCGAAATTAGCAAAAGAAATACGTCAAAAAAGTCGAAAGCGTATACTTGATTTAAATATAGCTTGGATTGATAAATTGGTTTTGTCAGAGAATGTATTACGAGAAAGAATGACATTGTTTTGGGCTAACCATTTTGTTTGTGGTGATAAAAATGTAGTACATATACAGCAATATAACAACACATTGCGATTACACGCGCTTGGAGATTTTAGAACTTTTGTAAAAGCTATTTCTAAAGAAGTAGCTATGATAAAATATCTTAATCTACGGCAGAATAAAAAGGCAGAGCCAAATGAGAATTTTGCTCGAGAATTGATGGAGCTTTTCACATTAGGTAGAGGTAATTATACAGAAAAAGACATAAAAGAAAGCGCAAGAGCTTTTACTGGATATAGTCAGAATTTCAAAGGAGAATATATTTTTAGAAAGTTCTTACATGACTATGGGCAAAAAGTGTTTTTAGGTAAAACAGGTAATTTTAATGGAGATGATATTATAGATATCATTTTAGAACAACGTCAATGTGCAAAATTTATCTGTAATAAAGTGTATAGCTACTTTGTGAATGAAACCACCAACGAATTTCATGTTGAGTCAATGACAGACGTATTCTATAAGGATTATAATATCGAAAAATTAATGCGCTTTGTATTTACTCAAGATTGGTTTTATGATGCTAAAAATATGGGCTCTAAAATAAAATCACCTATAGATTTCTTGGTGGGTTTATCTAAAACTGTCCCTGTAAAATATAATAATAGAAAAGCATTAATTAAGCTTCAAAAACTATTAGGACAAACCTTATTTGACCCGCCAAATGTTGCAGGATGGAAAGGACATAAAACATGGATAGATGCCAATACTATTATGGTGCGATTAAAATTGGCTTCAATTTTATTAAATGGAGGAATGATAGCTTTAGATGATGAAAAAGACCAAATGAGGCGTCAATTTTTTGAGAAAAACAAAAGAAAGCTCCCAATAAAAACAACTCCAGATTGGTATACTTTTTTGTCTGAATATAAAACTATTCCTAGTGAAGACTTATCATCAGTTTTATTAAGCGGGATTATAAACAAAGGAACTCAATCGCATATAGAGTCGATGAATAAAAGTTCAAAACAAAAGTTTTGTATTCAGCTTATGTCATTACCAGAATATCAAATGTATTAG